From one Bos indicus isolate NIAB-ARS_2022 breed Sahiwal x Tharparkar chromosome 16, NIAB-ARS_B.indTharparkar_mat_pri_1.0, whole genome shotgun sequence genomic stretch:
- the AURKAIP1 gene encoding small ribosomal subunit protein mS38 encodes MFLMRLTSQLLRAVPRAGCNGPWPVLGVLGRHACRPCYSTKPTGPSGVASLPGRRVHMELEEMLVPRKMSISPLESWLTIRYLLPRLDTGAPGTVSPAQLYECPPSQVGEGVEQGGKDVFDAPQMQCRNVLKIRRRKMNHHKYRKLVKRTRFLRRKVREARLKRKQMKFERDLRRIWQKAGLKEAPPGWQTPKIYLKGK; translated from the exons gCTGCAATGGACCCTGGCCTGTCTTAGGGGTGCTGGGCAGGCATGCCTGCAGGCCTTGCTATAGCACGAAGCCAACAGGCCCAAGTGGGGTTGCCTCTCTCCCTGGCAGGCGGGTCCACATGGAACTTGAGGAGATGCTGGTCCCAAGGAAGATGTCCATCAGCCCGCTGGAGAGCTGGCTGACCATTCGCTACCTCCTACCCAGACTGGACACTGGGGCCCCAGGGACTGTGTCTCCAGCCCAACTCTATGAGTGTCCGCCCAGTCAGGTGGGCGAAGGGGTCGAGCAGGGTGGTAAGGATGTCTTTGATGCGCCCCAGATGCAGTGTAGAAATGTGCTCAAGATTCGCCGGCGGAAGATGAATCATCACAAGTACCGCAAGCTGGTCAAGAGGACCCGGTTCCTGCGGCGGAAAGTCAGGGAAGCACGTCTGAAACGGAAGCAG ATGAAGTTCGAGAGAGACCTGAGGCGCATCTGGCAGAAGGCAGGCCTGAAGGAAGCCCCCCCAGGCTGGCAGACCCCCAAGATCTACCTGAAGGGCAAATGA